AGGTCGTTGGTGATAACCCAACGAAAGCGTGGATGGCTGCCATCGATACACCCGAACCGTTCGTGGACCACCGTCGGCGGCCGTTTCTGCTGCTACTACATCGAGCGCCATACACAGCGGCCCGGGCAATGATTCTTCACGGACTAACCGCCACTCCCGTTCGGTGCGGTCGACATCGGTCATACCGGCCCTTCGGAGGGTACCGACAAAAGAGCGACCGTTCATAGTAAACGATTACTCGTTTACCAACGTACGTTCGGTCTGAGTATCAGGTAACCCCGGTTCCTCCCGATCGACTCGGTGTTCGACGACGAACGGGGACGTTCCGCCGTTATTGTTCGCTATCTCGGGCTGTTCCCCGACGCGCTCGGAGTGGTTCTGATAGGCCGATGTGGTCGCTACTGTGATGAAATACGCCCCCATATCGTTGCTCGTGGGTGTTTCGTACCCGAGCTCTTTAGCGATCTGACTCCACCAGATATCGATCACGATGTAGTGTGATTCTTCTTCGTCTTCGTACACGAGACGGGCCATATCGTTGGCGATCAGTCCGTCGAGGTTCGCCAAGAGTTCCTCGTCGTCGCGTAACAGCTGTTGGACGTCCTCGTTCGTGAAGTCGAACCCCAGTTCGTTGTTGTCCACCTCCGTTTCGTGGGTCGCACCACGAGACACGAACGAGACACCGTACCGTCCCACTACGATCGCTAGTCCAGCGACGAGCACGAGTCCGAGTATCCCGCTGATGGTTCCTACCTGAAGTAAGACACCGTCCCGCCCTATCATTGATTCGTATTTTACTGCAGTTGGTTTCCATATATATACGTTATTATCTCACCGATATTCATAGTTACAAACGGAATATGCTCTATTCCATTCTCCTCTCTGATGATCGAGAGGCGTGTGGCATCACGGCTAAGGAATGTTTTAGCGAGCGCTTATTCGGCCCGAGTTCCAATTCCCCGTATGGAAACAGAAACAGGACAGGATATGACCGTTCAGAAAACGGGAACGACGACGGTCGGTCTCGTCACCACCGAGGGGGTGGTGCTCGCGGCCGATCGCAGGGCCAGTCTTGGTGGCCAGTTCGTCTCGAACAAACAGTCGGTCAAGATCGAACGGATTCATCCGACCGCGGCGGTGACGTTGTCCGGTTCTGTCGGTGCTGGACAGGCGTTCATCCGACAGCTCCGGAGCACAGCGAATCTGTACGAAGCGCGCCGCGGTGAGTCGATGAGCATGGACGCACTCGCTCGAACGGCCGGTCGACTCCTCAGGGGCACGCGATCGATGCCGCTGTTAGGTGGTGTCGACGAGGATGGTCCGCGCGTGTTCCAGATCGATCCAGCGGGTGGCGTTCTCGAGGACACGTACACCGCGAGCGGCAGCGGTACCCAACTCGCAACGGGCGCACTCGAACGGCTGTACGAGGAGGAACTCACCCTCTCAGAAGGTGTGTCGGTCGCCACGCAAGCGGTCGAGAGCGCGATCGAGCGCGATACCGCAAGCGGTAATGGTATCACAGTTGCGCGTATTACTTCCGAGGACGTGATGATCGATATAGACAGTACCAGCGAGGAGGTGCACTGATGCGGGGACAAGACGACCGTCAGGCGTACGATCGTGGGACGAGTCTGTTCTCCCCCGATGGTCGGCTGTATCAAGTCGAGTACGCACGCGAGGCGGTCAAACGCGGTGGTGCGAGCGTCGGTGTGCGAGCGACCGACGGTGTCGTGCTCGTCGCGGAACGACGAATCCGATCGTCGTTGCTCGAAGCCCGAAGCATCGAGAAACTGCATCAGATCGACGAGCACAACGGCGTCGCCAGCGCCGGTCATGTCGCCGATGCACGGCAACTCGTCGAAGAGGCGCGTCAGACCGCTCAGATCGAACAGCTCAGTTACGATCAGCCGATTACCCCCGAACAGCTCACGGGCGAGGTAAGCGAGCACGTCCAAGAGTACACACAAGCGGGTCACACCCGCCCGTTCGGTGCAGCGCTTCTCGTCGGCGGCTACGTCGATGGAACGCCCCAACTGTTCGAAACTGATCCGTCTGGCACGTCCTACGAGTGGCAAGCGACCGCGATCGGTGGCAACAGTGACGAGATCGAGGAGACGCTCGAATCGGAGTACGATCCCGAGATTTCGCTCGATGCGGCGTCGTCACTGGCCGTTTCGGTGCTCACCGAGGAGGAAGAAGACGATCCCGAAACCGTCGCTGTCGCCGTTATCGACGACGACGGCTACCGAACGCTTGATCGAGAGGAAATCGAAGATCTCCTGTGAGGGAAGCGAGATCACCGCTCGAACACCGAAACGACTGTTCCATCCCGTCCGACGAGCAGTTCTAACTCCTCCTCGTCGATTTCAGCCGAAACGCTCACACACCACGGATCGTCCGACAGAACTGTCTCTCGCCACTCCTGACCGACGTTCCAGATCGGACGGTCGCGGACATCCTCACCATGGGTGTGATAAAAGGAAACGACTGCGGGATGATCGAGC
The sequence above is drawn from the Halocatena salina genome and encodes:
- a CDS encoding proteasome subunit beta; translated protein: METETGQDMTVQKTGTTTVGLVTTEGVVLAADRRASLGGQFVSNKQSVKIERIHPTAAVTLSGSVGAGQAFIRQLRSTANLYEARRGESMSMDALARTAGRLLRGTRSMPLLGGVDEDGPRVFQIDPAGGVLEDTYTASGSGTQLATGALERLYEEELTLSEGVSVATQAVESAIERDTASGNGITVARITSEDVMIDIDSTSEEVH
- a CDS encoding archaeal proteasome endopeptidase complex subunit alpha is translated as MRGQDDRQAYDRGTSLFSPDGRLYQVEYAREAVKRGGASVGVRATDGVVLVAERRIRSSLLEARSIEKLHQIDEHNGVASAGHVADARQLVEEARQTAQIEQLSYDQPITPEQLTGEVSEHVQEYTQAGHTRPFGAALLVGGYVDGTPQLFETDPSGTSYEWQATAIGGNSDEIEETLESEYDPEISLDAASSLAVSVLTEEEEDDPETVAVAVIDDDGYRTLDREEIEDLL